In Lachnospiraceae bacterium, one DNA window encodes the following:
- a CDS encoding DUF896 domain-containing protein, whose amino-acid sequence MDSSKIDRINELYHKSQSVGLTDEEKTEQAALRKEYLAAIRSNLRSNLNNISIKEKDGSITDLGKKYGGIKEV is encoded by the coding sequence ATGGATTCATCAAAAATCGACAGGATCAACGAACTTTATCATAAATCCCAGTCTGTAGGTCTTACAGATGAGGAAAAAACCGAGCAGGCAGCTTTAAGAAAAGAATACCTGGCTGCTATCCGTTCTAATTTAAGAAGCAACTTAAATAATATTTCTATTAAAGAGAAGGACGGCTCTATTACAGACCTGGGAAAGAAATACGGTGGTATTAAAGAGGTATAG
- a CDS encoding glutamate-5-semialdehyde dehydrogenase: MTLEEIGSRAKAVSRTLNNLGSREKNIGLEEAARALLEGEEEILAANQADYEKAENCGMSKGLLDRLALNPGRIQSMADGLLKVAALDDPVGEVISMKLRPNGLKIGQKRVPLGVIAMIYEARPNVTADAFGLCFKSGNAVILKGGSDAIESNKAITKWLRTGLTRAGLPEDALQLIEDTSRETTKELMRLNRYVDVLIPRGGAGLIRSVVENSTVPVIETGTGNCHIFVDETADFNMALDIIYNAKTQRIGVCNACESLVVHRKIADQFLPLLKKRLSEKNVEVRADEAAMAVVPEFTPAAEEDWGTEYLDYIVSLKVVDSVEEAIEHINKYNTGHSESIITSDYFNAQKFLDEVDAAAVYVNASTRFTDGEEFGFGAEIGISTQKLHARGPMGLKELTTTKYIIYGDGQIR; encoded by the coding sequence ATGACACTGGAAGAAATCGGAAGCCGAGCAAAAGCTGTTTCCAGAACATTAAATAACTTAGGTTCAAGAGAAAAAAATATAGGATTGGAAGAAGCTGCAAGAGCCCTTTTAGAGGGAGAGGAAGAAATCCTGGCTGCAAATCAGGCAGATTATGAAAAAGCAGAAAACTGCGGCATGAGCAAGGGCCTGTTAGACCGCCTTGCTTTAAATCCGGGCCGGATCCAGTCCATGGCAGATGGCCTTTTAAAAGTAGCTGCCTTAGATGATCCGGTAGGAGAGGTGATCTCCATGAAGCTGCGTCCAAATGGCTTAAAGATCGGCCAGAAAAGGGTTCCTTTAGGAGTCATTGCTATGATCTATGAGGCCCGCCCTAATGTAACAGCGGATGCTTTTGGCCTCTGCTTTAAATCAGGAAATGCAGTGATCTTAAAAGGAGGCAGCGATGCCATTGAATCCAATAAAGCAATCACAAAATGGCTTCGCACAGGTCTTACAAGAGCAGGACTTCCGGAAGATGCCCTGCAGCTGATCGAAGATACCAGCAGAGAGACCACAAAAGAGCTGATGCGTTTAAACCGATATGTGGATGTGCTTATTCCAAGAGGAGGTGCCGGTCTCATCCGTTCTGTAGTGGAAAACAGTACTGTTCCGGTGATCGAGACAGGAACAGGAAACTGCCATATCTTTGTAGATGAAACTGCTGATTTTAATATGGCATTAGATATTATCTATAATGCAAAGACCCAGCGGATCGGTGTGTGCAATGCCTGCGAGTCCCTAGTCGTCCACAGAAAGATAGCAGATCAGTTCCTGCCGCTTCTTAAAAAGCGCCTGTCAGAAAAAAATGTAGAAGTGAGGGCAGACGAGGCAGCCATGGCAGTGGTGCCGGAATTCACCCCTGCTGCAGAAGAAGACTGGGGTACGGAATATCTGGATTATATCGTATCCTTGAAGGTTGTAGACTCGGTAGAAGAAGCAATAGAACATATTAACAAGTACAATACAGGTCATTCTGAGTCCATTATCACATCTGATTATTTTAATGCCCAGAAGTTCTTAGATGAAGTAGATGCTGCTGCAGTATATGTAAATGCATCTACCCGTTTTACAGACGGAGAGGAATTTGGTTTTGGAGCGGAGATCGGCATCAGTACACAGAAGCTTCATGCCAGAGGTCCTATGGGCTTAAAAGAACTGACCACTACCAA